One Perca flavescens isolate YP-PL-M2 chromosome 9, PFLA_1.0, whole genome shotgun sequence genomic window carries:
- the enc3 gene encoding ectodermal-neural cortex 3 — MSVSNHENRKSRSSSGSMNIQLFHKTSHADSLLTQLNLLRKRKIFTDVILKAGNRSFPCHRAVLASCSRYFEAMFSGGLRESRDAEVNFKDSLHPEVLELLLDYAYSARILINEENAESLLEAGDMLQFHDIRDAAAEFLEKNLHQSNCLGMMLLSDAHQCQRLYELSWRMCLANFATLFRTEDFLSLPRDKFQELILSEELEVEDESLVYEAVIDWVKADMEHRHSELPELLRCVRLALLPETYLLKNVASEELVMCHKVGREIVEDAVRCKMRILQNDGIVTGFCARPRKVSQALLLLGGQTFMCDKVYMIDNKTKEITPKTDIPSPRKECSACAIGCKVYVTGGRGSENGASKDVWVYDTLHDEWSKASPMLVARFGHGSAELDHMLYVVGGHTSLAGSFPASPSVSLKQVEQYDPQTNKWTLVAPLREGVSNAAVVGAKNKLFAFGGTCVNRDKYPKVQCFDPCQNRWSVPASCPQLWRYTAAAVVGNHVVVIGGDTEFSASSAYRFNSETYQWSKFGDVTAKRISCHAVASGNRLYVVGGYFGAQRCKTLDCYDPSSDSWDSVTSVPYSLIPTAFVSTWKYLSA, encoded by the exons ATGTCTGTCAGTAACCACGAAAACAGAAAGTCTCGCTCTAGTTCTGGCTCAATGAATATCCAACTCTTCCATAAGACGTCCCATGCAGACAGCCTGTTGACTCAGCTCAACCTGTTACGCAAACGAAAAATCTTCACAGATGTCATCCTGAAGGCCGGAAATAGATCCTTCCCCTGCCACCGGGCCGTCCTGGCCTCCTGTAGCCGATACTTTGAAGCCATGTTTAGTGGCGGGCTCAGGGAGAGTCGTGACGCCGAAGTCAACTTCAAAGACTCTCTCCATCCAGAGGTGCTGGAGCTCTTGCTCGACTACGCCTATTCAGCCCGGATCCTCATTAACGAGGAAAATGCGGAGTCGCTCCTGGAAGCCGGCGACATGCTTCAGTTTCACGACATCAGGGACGCAGCAGCAGAGTTTCTAGAAAAGAACCTCCACCAGTCAAACTGTCTGGGGATGATGCTGCTGTCAGATGCCCACCAGTGCCAGAGACTGTACGAGCTGTCGTGGAGGATGTGCCTGGCGAACTTTGCTACTCTCTTCAGGACTGAGGACTTCCTCAGCCTACCCAGAGACAAATTCCAGGAACTGATCCTCAGCGAGGAACTGGAGGTGGAGGATGAGAGCCTGGTGTACGAGGCTGTTATCGACTGGGTCAAGGCCGACATGGAGCACAGGCACAGCGAGCTGCCAGAGCTGCTGCGTTGTGTCCGCCTGGCGCTGCTCCCTGAAACATACCTGCTGAAGAACGTTGCTTCAGAGGAGCTGGTGATGTGCCATAAGGTGGGCCGGGAGATTGTCGAAGATGCCGTACGGTGCAAAATGAGGATCCTCCAGAATGACGGTATTGTAACAGGGTTCTGTGCCCGGCCAAGGAAGGTTAGCCaggccctgctgctgctgggaggaCAGACTTTCATGTGCGATAAAGTCTACATGATCGACAACAAGACAAAGGAGATCACCCCCAAAACAGACATCCCCAGCCCCAGGAAAGAATGCAGCGCCTGTGCTATTGGTTGCAAG GTTTATGTTACCGGAGGGCGTGGCTCTGAAAACGGGGCCTCCAAAGATGTCTGGGTCTACGACACATTACATGACGAGTGGTCCAAAGCTTCACCTATGCTGGTAGCCAGATTCGGACACGGGTCTGCGGAGCTCGACCACATGCTGTATGTTGTGGGAGGACACACTTCTCTTGCAGGATCTTTCCCTGCATCTCCATCGGTGTCTCTCAAACAGGTGGAACAGTACGACCCTCAGACCAATAAATGGACCCTGGTGGCTCCGCTCAGAGAGGGGGTGAGCAATGCTGCTGTCGTCGGGGCCAAAAACAAGCTCTTTGCCTTTGGGGGCACCTGTGTGAACAGAGACAAATACCCCAAGGTGCAGTGCTTTGACCCCTGCCAGAACCGTTGGTCCGTGCCGGCTTCCTGTCCACAGCTGTGGCGCTACACCGCAGCGGCCGTGGTTGGTAACCACGTTGTGGTGATCGGAGGCGACACTGAATTCTCAGCCAGCTCTGCTTACCGGTTCAACAGTGAGACGTACCAGTGGTCAAAGTTTGGCGACGTGACAGCCAAACGGATCAGCTGCCATGCAGTGGCGTCCGGAAACCGACTATATGTGGTTGGGGGGTACTTTGGGGCTCAGAGGTGTAAGACACTAGACTGTTATGATCCATCGTCAGACTCCTGGGACAGTGTGACCAGTGTGCCCTACTCACTCATTCCCACTGCCTTCGTCAGCACATGGAAGTACCTCTCAGCATAG
- the timm13 gene encoding mitochondrial import inner membrane translocase subunit Tim13: MDGFSSDFSAGGSGGKVDTGTIMEQVKVQIAVANAQELLQRMTDKCFKKCIGKPGSTLDNSEQKCIAMCMDRYMDAWNTVSRTYNSRLQRERARM; encoded by the exons ATGGACGGATTCAGTTCAGACTTCTCAGCAGGTGGATCCGGTGGTAAAGTGGACACCGGAACGATCATGGAGCAGGTCAAGGTCCAGATCGCGGTGGCTAACGCTCAGGAGCTTCTGCAG AGAATGACAGACAAATGCTTCAAGAAGTGCATAGGTAAACCTGGGAGCACGCTGGACAACTCTGAGCAG AAATGTATTGCCATGTGTATGGACCGGTATATGGATGCCTGGAACACTGTGTCCAGAACATACAACTCCAgattacagagggaaagagcTCGCATGTGA